ACAGCAGCTAAAAAAGCGCCCGCTAAGAAAGCGCCGGCTAAAAAAACAGCAGCAGTAAAAAAGAAATAAACAGCGACAATGCCTTTTGAATTTTTAGAACCTTTAGATGCAGACCTTATCGGTTTTGTAAATGGTCTTTCGCCGCAGGCATTAGGCAAAAAAGCCATACTTCATACTGAAGAGGTTTTTCCCGAAATGGAAAATGCTGCCATCGCTATTGTAGGCGTGTTGGACAACCGGGGCATGAACGATAAAAAGGATCACGTACACCTTAATTATATACGCAAAGAATTTTATGGCCTTTTTCCAGGCAACTGGGATAAAGAGATCATCGATCTGGGTAATATACCTTCCGGTGAAACACCTCAGGATACCTATTATGCCGTAAAAAGTATTGCAGAAGCGCTTATTAAAAGTAAGATTATTCCGGTAGTGATCGGCGGGTCGCAGGATCTGGCTTATGGGCTTTACCGTGCCTATGATCGACTGGAGCAAATGGTGAATCTTGTGGCAATAGACAGCAGGTTTGACTTCGGGAAGGAAAATGAGCCTATTTCGGCAAGATCATATCTTACGAATATCATCGTTGATGAGCCGAATAACCTATTTAATTACAGTAATATAGGTTACCAGACCTATTATAACCCGCAGGAAGAAATAGATCTTATAGAAAAATTATACTTTGATGCCTATCGCCTGGGCGAGGTTTGCAACGACCCTTCTATAGCGGAGCCGGTATTCAGGGATGCCGATATGGTATGTATTGATATGACGGCTGTTAAGTCGGCCGACTCAGGAAATATTGTTAAATTTATACCAAATGGTTTTGATGGCAAAGAAATTTGTACTTTAGCGCGCTACGCAGGGATAAGCGACAAAGTGAGTTCCTTTGGGATATTCAACCACGAGGACACCCGGCAGGAAGCAGCGCTGATAGCGCAGGTGGTGTGGTACTTTATTGAAGGGATGCATTACCGCTCTAACGAATACCCATTTGGGAGCAAAGAGCAATACCTTAAATATATAGTGCCTACGGAAGACGAGGAGATTGTGTTTTACAAGAGTGACAAAACGGAGAGATGGTGGATCGATGTCCCCTTTGTATCGGGAGTTGATAATAAATTGAAAAGAAATACGTTATTACCATGTAGCTATCAGGATTATATTAGTGCATGTAATAATGAGTTTCCTGAAAGATTATGGAAAGCTCAAAGAAAAAACATAATTTAACAGTTTTGTTATAAAAAAGGCCAGTTTGTAAACAAGAATTTAAATGTTTGCTTTTTGACATGGTTTTTTTATTAAAAAAATTGTTTTTTTGAAAATAAATAAATAGGTTTACGCCCTTAAAAATAGAATTACAAAAACAACCCAAATCTATGAAGAAGTTCATTGCATTAACAGCAACTTTATCATTTTTAATCAGCTGTGGTTCCAGTGACCGGGGGGAACTGGTAGGTGTTAGAGGAAAAAAGTGGAGGCCTGAAAAGCCTTATGGTATGACTTTAGTTCCGGGTGGCGCTTACATAATGGGTAAGTCTGATGACGACTTGGCTAATGTACAGGATGCCCCTACTAAAACGGTAACTGTGCGTTCTTTTTATATGGACGAGACGGAGATCACAAACAGTGAGTACCGCCAGTTTGTGGAGTGGGTAAAAGATTCGACTATCAGGACCAGGCTTGCTATACAGGCAGATGAGGTTGGCGCTACACCGGGAAGCGGTGGTATAGGCGAATATGCATTTAAAGACCAGGAGGGTGCGGAGAAGTCACCTTACGATCAATATATGTATGATAACTACTGGAGCCTTGGTGATCCTAACAATCCTGATGATATGTATGCAGGAAGAAGGCTGAACCATAAGCCGAAACTTATCAAGGATCCGCAAAAATATCCGGATGCTGATTATGTTGAGGTTATGGACTCTATGTACCTGCCTGAATCAGAATCGTATAACGGTTTGAGGACTGTGGATGTTTCCAAGCTTATCTTTTCTTATACCTGGATGGATATCGATGCTGCTGCAAAAGATAAATCAACTAAAAGCACAAGGAACAAAAGGAGTAAATACATGAGGCATGAAAAAGTAGAGGTTTATCCGGATACTACTGTTTGGATAAAAGACTTTGCTTATTCTTACAATGAGCCAATGCATAATGACTATTTCTGGCACGAAGCTTACGGGGAATATCCTGTGGTAGGTGTTACATGGCAGAAAGCAAAAGCGTTTTGCGCATGGAGGACTCTTAATAAAAATGCTTATCAAAAAGATAAAGGTAACCAGTTCGTGAACAAGTTCCGTTTGCCTACCGAGGCGGAGTGGGAATATGCTGCAAGGGGTGGTATGGAATCTGCTACATTCCCTTGGGGTGGTCCTTATGCTAAGAATGATACAGGATGCTTCCTTGCAAACTTTAAGCCGAACAGGGGGGATTATGCTGCCGACGGTGCGCTTTATACTGTAGAAGCACAATCATTCGAGCCGAACGATTTCAACCTTTACAATATGGCAGGTAACGTTTCTGAGTGGACCGATTCATCATACGATGCTTCTTCTTACGAATATGTTTCTACAATGAACCCTAACGTACCGGATCTTAATAATAACCGTAAGGTGATCCGTGGTGGGTCGTGGAAGGATGTGGGCTATTTCCTTCAGGTAAGTACCAGGGATTGGGAATATGCCGATTCTGCAAGGAGCTACATTGGTTTCAGGACAGTACAGGATTACATGGGTACACAGAATACCGCAAATCAACAGTAACCAACATTTTTTGAATATTTTTTAAATCTTAACTTAACTAAAAACTAAAATTATTTTTATTATGGCACTACCTAAAAGAGTTATGAATTTTGCCTATGGTATGGGAGCGGCGGTTGTAATCGTTGGAGCACTTTTTAAAATACAACACTGGGCCGGAGCAAGTATAATGCTAATCGTAGGACTTGGTGTAGAAGCTCTTATCTTCGGATTGTCTGCTTTTGACCCGGTTGAAAAAGAACTTGACTGGTCACTGGTTTATCCTGAACTTGCAGGTGGCGAGGCTAAGAAAAAAGAAGTGAAAAAAGAAGACCCGAAAGAAGCTCAGGGACTACTTTCACAAAAACTTGACAACCTATTGAAAGAAGCTAAAATTGACGGCGCGTTGATGGAAAGCCTTGGTAACAGCATCAAAAACTTTGAATCTGCTGCTAAAGGAATCTCTCCAACAGTTGACTCAATTGCTTCACAGAAAAAATACAGCGAGGAAATGTCTATGGCTGCTGCACAAATGGAATCATTGAACAGCCTGTACAAAGTTCAGCTTGAAAGCGCTTCACGCAATGCTGAGGCTAACAAAGAGATTGCTGATAACGCTGCTAAACTAAAAGAGCAGATGAGCGCTATGACTCAAAATATTGCTTCTTTGAACAATGTTTACGGTGGTATGCTTTCTGCAATGGGAAACAGGGGCTAATTCACTAATTAGTATTAGTATTACATAACTATAAAAAAACAAGACACTAATTAGAAATGGCAGGAGGAAAATTAACCCCTAGACAAAAGATGATTAACCTGATGTATCTGGTTTTCATCGCGATGTTGGCACTAAACATGTCAAAAGAAGTATTATCAGCTTTCGGTTTGATGAACGAGCAGTTTGAATCTTCGAATGTTGAAAATGCTAAAACTAACGATCAGCTTTATGAAGTTATCAAGCTGAAAGCTTCAGAAAGCGCTTCTTTTGCGCCGGCAAAAGCATTATCTGAAAAGGTAAAAGGGATATCGGCTCAATTTTACGCATACATCGAAACGCTTAAAAAAGATATCACGAAAGACGTTGAAAGAAAAGAGGACGGAAAACTTCCTTATGAGGCAATGGATAAAAGTGCCATGATCGATGAAGGGTGGTTTGAAGGCGACGGTTATTCTAAAAAAGGTAACGAGATTGTTGCTGCTATCGAGAAGTATAAAAAAGATATGAAGGAGGCCGTAGGATTGGATACTAAATATAAAGCTATTGTAAGAGAGCTTGATAGTAAGTTCAATACTGCTGATGTTGTAGATGGTGAGGGAGTTAAGAAAAAATATCTTGACTATCATTACAAAGGCTTCCCTTCAATTGCCTCTTTGACAAAACTTAGCGCTATGCAGAATAACGTGAAAGTTATGGAAGCAAACGTTTATAACCTTGCTTTGGGTAAGGCGGCTATTGACGCGACTTCAATGAATAAATATCAGGCAATTGTTGTGCTTGACAAAAACGCTTACTTCCAGGGAGAAAAGGTAACCGGTAAAGTAGTACTAGGCAGGTATGACGAGGATACTAAACCTGTATCTTTTGAAGGTCCTGGTAAAATTGACCCTGCAACAGGGCAGGCTAAAATTGAAATGACTGCGGGTGCTGTAGGTGAACAAAACATAAAAGGTAAGTTTAACTTCCTTGAAGATGGTAAAAATGTTCCTTTAGCATTTGAAGGTACTTATGTTGTTGTACCAAAGCCAAACTCAGCAACAATATCTGCTGATAAAATGAACGTAGTTTATCGTGGTGTTGATAACCCGATCTCTGTTTCATTTGCCGGTATTGGTTCTGATAAAGTTACTGCTTCTGCGCCTGGAATGAGGTCTGCTGGTAAGCCTGGTCAATATTTACTTACTCCTGGTTCTGGAAATGAGGTAATTGTTAATGTTACGGGTAAACTTCCAGATAATTCAACTGTAAGCGATAAGAAAGTATTCCGTATTAAAGGTCTTCCTGCTCCTACAGGTAAAATCAGGAATGAAGTTGCAGCTAAAGGTCCTAAGTCAAACCTTGAAGTTTGTACGATTTCAGCTGTTATGGAGGATTTTGACTTCCCGGTAACTGTTAACGTGACACAATTCAACTTGAAAGTACCTGGTCAGCCAACTATCATTGTTCAGGGTAACAAAATGGATTCAAAAGCCAAATCAGCTATTGCAAAAGCTGGAAGGGGTGATGTTGTAGTTATCTCTGATATTAAAGCTAATTTCGTAGGTATCGATCAAAAACCACGTACAATATCTATGTGTACTTACGAAGTACAGTAATTAAATCAAATAAAAAAAGTATAACATGAGCAGGAGGATTTTATCATTATTTGTTTTCTTTGGACTTATATCCGCTAACGGATTTGCGCAATCAAACCTTTTGAATGCCAAGACTCCGCAGGAAATAGGTAAAAAGACTGCCGCACAGGATTCATTGGATAATGACAATCCATTACCCTATGGTTATGTAGGCGACAGGGATGTATTACAATCCAGGAAAGTATGGGAATATATAGATATCGACCAGCGTATAAATTTTCCGATGTATTTCCCTGTGGAAGAGAATCTTGGTCCTGACAGGAAGCCACTTTATGACGTTTTAATTGGAGCGGTTAAGGAAGGTAAGATTACGGAAGTATATGACGATAGTTATTTTACAACCAAAAAAACCATGCAGGATATAGAGGAGCGTTTATTCAGGATTGATACAACTTCGGCGGGTACTGATGAATTTAACTCAGACCCTGCAGCTTACAGATCTGGCAAGAAGAAAATATCCCCTGAGAACATTATTAAGACTGAAATTAAAGCAATTGACGTTTCAGGATATGAGATTGTCGGCTTGTGGTACTTTGATAAGCGCCAGGGTGAGCTTAAATACAGGATGCTTGGTATATCTCCGGTAGTTCCCGATGTTCAAACTATGGGTAAAGAAGGTATCGAACAAGAGTATTTTCCTCTTTTTTGGGTTTACTTTCCTGCAGCAAGGGAAGTGCTCCACAAAGCTAAAGCCTTTAATGAAAAGAACTCTGCTATGCCTATAACGTTTGACCACCTTCTTAACTCAAGGCGTTTTAGCGCTGTTATGACCAAAGAAGACAACGTGTATGGTGACAGGCTTATACAGGATTATATGAAAGAGAATTCACAGATGCAATTGCTCGAAGCGGAGCGTATCAAAGAAAAGATACGTAACTTTGAGCAGGATA
Above is a genomic segment from Flavobacterium album containing:
- the gldL gene encoding gliding motility protein GldL, which codes for MALPKRVMNFAYGMGAAVVIVGALFKIQHWAGASIMLIVGLGVEALIFGLSAFDPVEKELDWSLVYPELAGGEAKKKEVKKEDPKEAQGLLSQKLDNLLKEAKIDGALMESLGNSIKNFESAAKGISPTVDSIASQKKYSEEMSMAAAQMESLNSLYKVQLESASRNAEANKEIADNAAKLKEQMSAMTQNIASLNNVYGGMLSAMGNRG
- the gldK gene encoding gliding motility lipoprotein GldK: MKKFIALTATLSFLISCGSSDRGELVGVRGKKWRPEKPYGMTLVPGGAYIMGKSDDDLANVQDAPTKTVTVRSFYMDETEITNSEYRQFVEWVKDSTIRTRLAIQADEVGATPGSGGIGEYAFKDQEGAEKSPYDQYMYDNYWSLGDPNNPDDMYAGRRLNHKPKLIKDPQKYPDADYVEVMDSMYLPESESYNGLRTVDVSKLIFSYTWMDIDAAAKDKSTKSTRNKRSKYMRHEKVEVYPDTTVWIKDFAYSYNEPMHNDYFWHEAYGEYPVVGVTWQKAKAFCAWRTLNKNAYQKDKGNQFVNKFRLPTEAEWEYAARGGMESATFPWGGPYAKNDTGCFLANFKPNRGDYAADGALYTVEAQSFEPNDFNLYNMAGNVSEWTDSSYDASSYEYVSTMNPNVPDLNNNRKVIRGGSWKDVGYFLQVSTRDWEYADSARSYIGFRTVQDYMGTQNTANQQ
- the gldN gene encoding gliding motility protein GldN gives rise to the protein MSRRILSLFVFFGLISANGFAQSNLLNAKTPQEIGKKTAAQDSLDNDNPLPYGYVGDRDVLQSRKVWEYIDIDQRINFPMYFPVEENLGPDRKPLYDVLIGAVKEGKITEVYDDSYFTTKKTMQDIEERLFRIDTTSAGTDEFNSDPAAYRSGKKKISPENIIKTEIKAIDVSGYEIVGLWYFDKRQGELKYRMLGISPVVPDVQTMGKEGIEQEYFPLFWVYFPAAREVLHKAKAFNEKNSAMPITFDHLLNSRRFSAVMTKEDNVYGDRLIQDYMKENSQMQLLEAERIKEKIRNFEQDMWNY
- the gldM gene encoding gliding motility protein GldM; translated protein: MAGGKLTPRQKMINLMYLVFIAMLALNMSKEVLSAFGLMNEQFESSNVENAKTNDQLYEVIKLKASESASFAPAKALSEKVKGISAQFYAYIETLKKDITKDVERKEDGKLPYEAMDKSAMIDEGWFEGDGYSKKGNEIVAAIEKYKKDMKEAVGLDTKYKAIVRELDSKFNTADVVDGEGVKKKYLDYHYKGFPSIASLTKLSAMQNNVKVMEANVYNLALGKAAIDATSMNKYQAIVVLDKNAYFQGEKVTGKVVLGRYDEDTKPVSFEGPGKIDPATGQAKIEMTAGAVGEQNIKGKFNFLEDGKNVPLAFEGTYVVVPKPNSATISADKMNVVYRGVDNPISVSFAGIGSDKVTASAPGMRSAGKPGQYLLTPGSGNEVIVNVTGKLPDNSTVSDKKVFRIKGLPAPTGKIRNEVAAKGPKSNLEVCTISAVMEDFDFPVTVNVTQFNLKVPGQPTIIVQGNKMDSKAKSAIAKAGRGDVVVISDIKANFVGIDQKPRTISMCTYEVQ
- a CDS encoding formimidoylglutamase, producing the protein MPFEFLEPLDADLIGFVNGLSPQALGKKAILHTEEVFPEMENAAIAIVGVLDNRGMNDKKDHVHLNYIRKEFYGLFPGNWDKEIIDLGNIPSGETPQDTYYAVKSIAEALIKSKIIPVVIGGSQDLAYGLYRAYDRLEQMVNLVAIDSRFDFGKENEPISARSYLTNIIVDEPNNLFNYSNIGYQTYYNPQEEIDLIEKLYFDAYRLGEVCNDPSIAEPVFRDADMVCIDMTAVKSADSGNIVKFIPNGFDGKEICTLARYAGISDKVSSFGIFNHEDTRQEAALIAQVVWYFIEGMHYRSNEYPFGSKEQYLKYIVPTEDEEIVFYKSDKTERWWIDVPFVSGVDNKLKRNTLLPCSYQDYISACNNEFPERLWKAQRKNII